A single window of Gemmatimonadaceae bacterium DNA harbors:
- a CDS encoding AAA family ATPase: MRIQRLRLKGFKRFDDLTIDLGEHPARIVALVGPNGCGKSSVFDAFEEKLKDVKGASQGSESQSFFSKFMFHSDPQLLSQQYNKSDAIQVTMEGQAQGVTKKTFHIRSAYRFTSKLDVKSISAQPDLLDDTRRPMSSIAIDSRLQENYERLLGLSYAEWEDGTKPGNAVRAELLGRINEVLTAVLDVRVSSIGNVIAGKGQLYFEKDDAKEFPYQNLSSGEKEVIDIIVDLIVRGPEFDDTIYCIDEPELHLNTAIQRKLLVAIEQLIPPHCQLWIATHSIGFLRALQDQLAGECAVLDFAEKNYFRDTHTMQPIATTRAHWQRIFETALDDLVGLIAPKRIVYCEGRAEPDAAGDEQGLDAFVYNEIFGMDDPTTLFVSSGGTNDVKKNGSLAIKVISKALLDVELLLLHDRDERTDAARTTWLNEAPHHRMLVRREIENYLLDFDVLTAFCASKGKPLSRTDYDAIVTEIVGQDLKAGQTISQLKAFCDERQKTNADFKKALAEHLRGTSVHGELRIAIFPEAPATAASTPTVASTQGVRSS; encoded by the coding sequence CCCCAACGGCTGCGGCAAGAGCAGTGTCTTCGACGCCTTCGAGGAGAAGCTCAAGGACGTGAAGGGCGCCTCCCAAGGGAGTGAGTCGCAATCCTTCTTCTCAAAGTTCATGTTCCACTCCGACCCGCAGCTCCTCTCGCAACAATACAACAAGAGCGATGCCATCCAAGTCACGATGGAAGGCCAGGCACAGGGGGTAACCAAGAAGACCTTCCACATCCGTTCCGCCTACCGTTTCACGTCGAAGCTCGACGTGAAGAGCATCAGCGCGCAACCGGACCTTCTCGACGACACTCGGCGGCCCATGAGCAGCATCGCTATTGATAGCCGTTTGCAGGAGAACTACGAGCGCCTCCTTGGTCTCAGCTATGCTGAGTGGGAGGACGGGACCAAGCCGGGGAACGCGGTTCGAGCGGAGTTGCTCGGTCGCATTAATGAGGTTCTCACCGCAGTTCTCGATGTTCGCGTGTCCTCAATAGGAAACGTCATTGCGGGCAAGGGGCAACTCTACTTCGAGAAGGACGATGCGAAAGAGTTCCCATATCAGAACCTGAGTTCAGGGGAGAAAGAGGTCATCGATATTATCGTCGATCTCATCGTCCGAGGCCCCGAGTTCGACGACACAATCTACTGCATCGACGAACCTGAACTCCACCTTAACACTGCGATTCAGCGCAAGCTCCTTGTGGCCATCGAGCAGTTGATCCCGCCGCACTGTCAGCTGTGGATCGCGACGCATAGCATCGGCTTCCTCCGCGCTCTGCAAGACCAACTCGCAGGGGAATGCGCCGTCCTCGATTTTGCCGAGAAGAATTACTTCCGAGACACTCACACGATGCAACCCATCGCGACAACCCGCGCGCATTGGCAACGCATCTTCGAGACCGCGCTCGACGACCTCGTTGGTCTCATCGCACCGAAACGAATCGTCTACTGCGAAGGAAGGGCTGAACCGGACGCCGCAGGGGATGAGCAAGGACTCGATGCGTTCGTTTACAACGAGATATTCGGCATGGACGATCCGACGACACTCTTCGTTTCGAGCGGGGGCACAAACGACGTGAAAAAGAACGGCAGCCTCGCAATCAAGGTGATCAGCAAGGCTCTCCTCGACGTAGAGCTCTTGCTTCTTCACGACCGCGACGAACGGACGGACGCGGCGCGCACGACATGGCTCAATGAGGCTCCGCATCATCGGATGCTCGTCCGACGGGAGATCGAGAATTACCTGCTTGACTTCGACGTCTTGACGGCGTTCTGCGCTTCAAAGGGCAAGCCGCTCTCACGCACGGACTACGACGCAATCGTGACTGAGATTGTTGGGCAGGACCTGAAGGCGGGTCAGACTATCAGTCAGCTAAAGGCTTTCTGCGATGAAAGGCAGAAGACCAACGCTGACTTCAAGAAGGCTCTGGCGGAACACCTCCGGGGAACATCGGTGCATGGGGAGTTGCGAATCGCCATCTTCCCGGAAGCTCCGGCTACCGCTGCCTCTACACCAACGGTCGCTAGCACCCAGGGCGTTCGCTCGTCGTGA